In Chitinophaga nivalis, a single genomic region encodes these proteins:
- a CDS encoding LysM peptidoglycan-binding domain-containing protein codes for MVKSILSIALFGLSAGVVRAQDTLQVQGTAPGLYITHTVKKGENFYSLSRAYGLPPKEIAAANKITMEQGLQLGRSIHIPLTAANFSQKADAAGKPVYHKVTDKETLYRVSVNFNKVPLDNIRQWNSFSGDGLKKDSYLIIGFVKGSGGATTPAEVPARPAPVEKEKPAVAVTEPVAPAPKKEVPKKEPEARPVTDTPETTTTPAVPAPKPVVATSNDFEQLYDQQTSGGKKAATEKGPGTWFKSNAVGKYYALHNTAPRGTIIKVTNPLNGKAVYAKVLDVIPQMKSNAGLIIKLSDSAMQALGSNETRFYCELNYDDK; via the coding sequence ATGGTAAAATCGATTCTTTCAATTGCCTTGTTTGGTTTAAGTGCAGGAGTGGTACGGGCACAGGACACACTACAGGTGCAGGGTACAGCGCCTGGCCTTTATATAACCCACACCGTAAAAAAAGGAGAAAATTTTTATAGCCTGAGCCGTGCATACGGTTTGCCGCCAAAAGAAATCGCTGCTGCCAATAAAATTACTATGGAGCAAGGTTTGCAGTTGGGACGGTCGATTCATATTCCGCTTACCGCTGCCAACTTTTCTCAGAAGGCGGATGCTGCCGGTAAACCGGTATATCACAAGGTAACAGACAAAGAAACCTTGTACCGGGTAAGTGTAAACTTTAATAAAGTGCCGCTGGATAATATCCGTCAATGGAATAGTTTTTCCGGAGATGGTTTGAAAAAAGACAGCTACCTGATTATTGGTTTTGTGAAAGGCAGTGGCGGCGCTACTACACCGGCAGAAGTACCTGCCCGTCCGGCGCCGGTAGAAAAGGAAAAACCAGCTGTGGCAGTAACAGAACCGGTTGCTCCCGCACCTAAAAAAGAAGTGCCTAAAAAAGAACCGGAAGCCCGTCCGGTAACAGATACCCCGGAAACAACTACTACACCAGCGGTACCAGCTCCGAAACCGGTAGTAGCTACCAGCAATGACTTTGAGCAGCTGTACGATCAGCAAACCAGCGGCGGAAAAAAAGCGGCTACGGAAAAAGGCCCGGGTACCTGGTTTAAGAGCAATGCAGTAGGAAAATATTACGCCTTGCATAACACGGCACCGCGTGGTACCATTATCAAGGTAACCAATCCGCTAAACGGAAAGGCGGTATATGCCAAAGTACTGGATGTGATTCCACAGATGAAATCCAATGCCGGATTGATCATCAAATTAAGTGATAGCGCTATGCAGGCATTGGGCAGTAATGAAACCCGCTTTTATTGCGAGTTGAATTATGATGATAAATAA
- a CDS encoding NAD(P)(+) transhydrogenase (Re/Si-specific) subunit beta yields MGPSILSLIYLIGSVTFILGLKMLSKPDTARKGNLIAAAGMFLAIFGTIFLYKSDGQYLHNYSWIFAGLLIGTIVGVLAAKKVKMTAMPEMVSMFNGMGGACAALISVVEFNHLVTLDPDIFLKLIPPVEKLHGVLQSVLEGDKNRLVNDMVSNMLGDARGQLLIILLGMIIGAVSFAGSVIAWGKLNGSIRDFSFKGQHVVNLLVMAAILVGAVVLMVSTGTKLEAMVAAPADTPVSWTTIHLIFYTILLLSIVYGVLFVLPIGGADMPVVISLLNSFTGVAAACGGFLYNNPVMLTGGILVGSAGTILTILMCKAMNRSLKNVLIGSFGGGQAAAAAGKEQGNYKEISMTDAAVVLAYANKVMIVPGYGLAVAQAQHACHELEKLLGEKGAEVKYAIHPVAGRMPGHMNVLLAEADVPYEKLLEMEEANAELATTDVVLVLGANDVVNPAAKNDPASPIYGMPILEVELARLVIVNKRSMKPGYAGIENELFFQPKTSMLFGDAKQVLQQLLTEIKQV; encoded by the coding sequence ATGGGACCCAGCATACTATCGCTCATCTACCTGATTGGCTCTGTTACCTTCATCCTCGGACTGAAAATGTTAAGTAAGCCGGATACGGCCCGCAAAGGAAATCTTATAGCGGCTGCCGGTATGTTCCTGGCTATTTTCGGTACCATCTTCCTCTATAAATCAGACGGGCAATACCTGCATAACTATAGCTGGATTTTCGCCGGCCTGCTGATTGGTACTATTGTAGGGGTACTGGCAGCGAAAAAAGTGAAGATGACGGCCATGCCCGAAATGGTAAGTATGTTCAATGGTATGGGAGGCGCCTGCGCAGCACTTATTTCCGTAGTGGAATTCAATCACCTTGTGACACTCGATCCGGATATTTTTCTGAAGCTGATACCGCCGGTAGAAAAATTACATGGCGTGTTACAAAGTGTGTTGGAAGGAGATAAAAACAGACTGGTCAATGATATGGTGAGTAATATGCTGGGAGATGCCCGCGGCCAGTTGCTGATTATTCTGCTGGGTATGATTATCGGTGCGGTATCTTTCGCAGGCAGCGTAATTGCCTGGGGAAAACTGAATGGCAGCATCCGTGATTTTTCCTTTAAAGGACAGCATGTGGTGAACCTGTTGGTGATGGCTGCTATCCTGGTGGGTGCAGTGGTACTCATGGTGAGTACGGGTACAAAATTAGAGGCAATGGTGGCAGCTCCTGCTGATACGCCTGTTTCCTGGACAACGATTCATCTTATTTTTTATACGATACTGTTACTGTCTATTGTGTACGGCGTACTGTTCGTACTGCCTATCGGTGGCGCCGATATGCCTGTAGTGATTTCCCTGTTGAATTCCTTTACCGGTGTGGCAGCAGCTTGTGGCGGATTCCTCTACAACAATCCCGTGATGCTGACAGGGGGCATTCTGGTAGGTTCTGCGGGTACGATTCTGACGATCCTCATGTGTAAGGCCATGAACCGCTCTTTGAAGAATGTATTGATCGGTTCTTTTGGGGGTGGGCAGGCAGCAGCAGCAGCCGGCAAAGAACAAGGCAACTACAAGGAAATCAGTATGACCGATGCCGCTGTGGTATTGGCTTATGCAAATAAGGTGATGATTGTACCGGGATATGGGCTGGCGGTGGCGCAGGCACAGCATGCCTGTCATGAGCTGGAGAAACTGCTGGGAGAAAAAGGGGCAGAAGTAAAATATGCCATCCATCCGGTAGCGGGGCGTATGCCAGGACATATGAACGTCTTGCTGGCAGAAGCAGATGTGCCGTATGAAAAATTACTGGAAATGGAAGAAGCCAATGCAGAACTGGCCACTACAGATGTGGTGCTGGTGTTGGGCGCCAATGATGTGGTGAACCCTGCTGCCAAAAATGATCCTGCAAGTCCGATATATGGCATGCCTATCCTGGAAGTGGAACTGGCCCGGCTGGTGATCGTCAACAAACGGAGTATGAAACCCGGTTATGCGGGAATCGAAAATGAACTCTTCTTTCAACCCAAAACTTCTATGTTGTTTGGAGATGCCAAACAGGTTTTACAACAATTGCTGACAGAGATCAAACAGGTATGA
- a CDS encoding NAD(P) transhydrogenase subunit alpha, producing the protein MDNILSFLHQHIELIYIIILSVFLGVEVISRVPAVLHTPLMSGANAIHGVVIIGAIIVMGKAEQDNYLALILGFLAVILGTINVVGGFVVTDRMLEMFKGKKKQ; encoded by the coding sequence ATGGACAATATTCTTTCTTTTCTGCATCAGCACATTGAGTTAATTTATATCATCATCCTGTCTGTTTTCCTCGGCGTGGAAGTTATTTCCAGGGTACCTGCCGTGTTGCACACCCCCTTGATGAGCGGCGCCAATGCTATTCATGGCGTAGTCATCATCGGAGCTATCATCGTCATGGGAAAAGCAGAACAGGATAATTACCTGGCACTCATACTGGGCTTTCTGGCCGTTATTCTGGGTACTATCAATGTAGTAGGCGGTTTTGTAGTGACAGACCGTATGCTGGAAATGTTTAAAGGGAAGAAAAAACAATAA
- a CDS encoding Re/Si-specific NAD(P)(+) transhydrogenase subunit alpha gives MIAGILKEKNGETRVSLVPDVVKQLQQMSVTVWVEQGAGDTAYFNDNAYMQAGAVIKPAADILSQADIIFTLQPPSRALIDQVPAGKIIIGILQPLYRVGEVEYWASKQITTFSLDTIPRTTRAQTMDVLSSQANIAGYKAVLLAACSYSRYFPMFMTAAGSIAPAKVLILGAGVAGLQAIATARRLGAVVEVFDTRPAVKEEVMSLGAKFVEIEGAADASKAGGYAVEQSAAYQQQQQQKIAESIAKADIVITTAQIPGKAAPVLVTSDMLDQMRPGSVIIDLAAATGGNTSATKNNETVHYRDVTIIGNSSLPATMPADASKLYAKNVFNFLKLILTKEGSLHLNFEDDIVKGACITHNGEVVNERVKSVMQVA, from the coding sequence ATGATTGCAGGAATTTTAAAAGAAAAAAATGGCGAAACCCGGGTATCCCTTGTACCTGATGTGGTAAAGCAGCTGCAGCAAATGTCGGTAACCGTGTGGGTGGAGCAAGGCGCCGGGGATACTGCTTACTTTAACGACAACGCCTATATGCAGGCGGGCGCCGTGATCAAACCTGCTGCCGACATTCTCTCCCAGGCAGATATCATTTTTACGCTGCAACCTCCTTCAAGGGCGCTGATTGACCAGGTACCTGCCGGGAAAATTATCATTGGTATCCTGCAACCCCTCTATCGGGTAGGGGAAGTGGAATACTGGGCCTCCAAACAGATCACTACTTTCAGTTTAGATACCATTCCACGTACTACGCGGGCACAGACCATGGATGTGCTCAGCTCCCAGGCAAATATTGCCGGCTATAAAGCCGTATTGCTGGCAGCGTGTAGTTATTCCCGTTATTTTCCCATGTTTATGACGGCTGCAGGCAGTATTGCTCCTGCCAAGGTGCTGATACTGGGCGCCGGTGTGGCCGGTTTGCAGGCAATTGCTACTGCCCGCAGGCTGGGCGCCGTGGTAGAAGTATTTGATACCCGTCCGGCTGTAAAGGAAGAAGTCATGAGCCTGGGCGCCAAATTCGTGGAAATTGAAGGGGCGGCAGATGCCTCCAAAGCCGGTGGGTATGCGGTAGAGCAATCAGCGGCGTATCAGCAGCAGCAGCAACAGAAAATTGCGGAAAGCATCGCCAAAGCAGATATTGTCATCACCACGGCACAGATTCCCGGAAAAGCGGCTCCTGTACTGGTTACCAGCGACATGCTGGACCAGATGCGTCCCGGATCAGTGATCATCGACCTGGCTGCTGCCACCGGTGGTAATACCAGTGCGACCAAAAACAATGAAACGGTCCACTACCGGGATGTCACGATCATCGGTAATTCCAGCCTTCCTGCCACTATGCCGGCAGATGCCAGCAAACTCTATGCAAAGAATGTATTCAATTTCCTGAAACTGATATTAACGAAAGAAGGTTCCCTGCATCTCAATTTTGAAGATGACATTGTAAAAGGAGCCTGTATAACTCACAACGGTGAAGTAGTCAATGAACGCGTAAAAAGCGTGATGCAGGTGGCTTAG
- a CDS encoding methyltransferase RsmF C-terminal domain-like protein: MSSYLPAALIASLEGLPGFNRETFERVHTAAEKITSLRVNPAKLKTPEKIQQVLQALSAEGTTKVPWSRDGYYLPARPSFTFDPFFHAGAYYVQEASSMFLEHAVRATVDVSAPLKVLDLCAAPGGKSTLLQSLISPESMLVANEVIKPRAALLADNVTKWGAANVVVTNNDPRDFGGLPGYFDLVVIDAPCSGSGLFRRDPDLVTEWSPENVILCSQRQQRILADVLPALKEDGVLIYSTCSFSREEDEVILDWLADHFELENIALDIPEDWHIVPTVTDKRNCTGYRFYPDRLKGEGLFIACFRKRSGESPRKKKEQRITLLTAKERDKLTPWIQAPADYAYLLHQDDVLILPPVIAAEIALLQQQLYIRKAGVKAGQLGPKELIPDHQLAASTWAADSIPVISLSLAQALLYLRKEDPGITTPVKGWALMQYEGMNLGWAKMLPNRMNNYYPKELRILKEITGR, translated from the coding sequence TTGTCAAGTTACTTACCAGCAGCACTGATTGCTTCTTTGGAAGGGTTACCAGGATTTAACCGGGAAACATTTGAGCGGGTGCATACCGCCGCAGAAAAAATTACTTCATTGCGTGTGAATCCGGCTAAACTAAAAACGCCGGAAAAAATTCAACAGGTTTTACAGGCATTATCTGCCGAAGGCACGACAAAAGTACCTTGGAGCAGAGATGGTTATTACCTGCCCGCCAGACCCTCTTTTACTTTCGATCCCTTTTTTCATGCAGGCGCTTATTATGTGCAGGAAGCATCTTCTATGTTTCTGGAACATGCCGTGCGGGCTACAGTGGATGTATCAGCCCCATTGAAAGTACTGGATCTTTGTGCAGCGCCAGGCGGAAAGTCTACCTTGCTGCAATCATTGATCAGTCCGGAAAGCATGTTGGTGGCCAATGAGGTGATTAAGCCACGTGCCGCCCTGCTGGCGGATAACGTGACCAAATGGGGGGCTGCCAATGTAGTGGTTACCAACAATGATCCCCGCGATTTTGGTGGATTGCCGGGTTATTTCGACCTGGTGGTGATTGATGCTCCTTGCTCCGGTTCCGGCTTGTTTCGCCGCGATCCTGACCTGGTAACGGAGTGGTCGCCGGAGAATGTAATCCTTTGTAGTCAGCGCCAGCAGCGTATTCTGGCAGATGTATTACCGGCGCTGAAAGAAGACGGCGTGTTGATTTATTCTACCTGTTCTTTTTCAAGAGAAGAAGATGAGGTGATACTCGACTGGCTGGCAGATCATTTTGAGTTGGAAAACATTGCATTGGATATACCGGAAGACTGGCATATCGTACCAACGGTAACGGATAAACGAAATTGTACCGGTTATCGTTTTTATCCGGATCGGCTGAAAGGCGAAGGTCTTTTTATCGCCTGCTTCCGCAAGCGTAGCGGTGAATCTCCGCGAAAGAAAAAAGAACAACGGATAACATTGCTCACAGCGAAAGAACGGGATAAACTCACTCCCTGGATACAGGCACCGGCAGATTATGCATACCTGCTGCACCAGGATGATGTGTTGATTTTACCACCTGTTATCGCCGCAGAAATAGCATTGTTGCAACAACAATTGTATATTCGCAAGGCAGGTGTGAAAGCAGGCCAGCTGGGCCCAAAGGAATTGATACCGGATCATCAGCTGGCTGCCAGTACATGGGCAGCGGATAGTATACCGGTCATATCGCTTAGTCTGGCACAAGCCTTGTTATATCTGCGCAAGGAAGATCCGGGTATCACCACCCCGGTGAAAGGATGGGCGCTCATGCAGTATGAAGGAATGAATCTGGGATGGGCAAAAATGCTTCCCAACCGGATGAATAATTACTATCCAAAAGAACTCCGTATTTTGAAAGAAATTACAGGGCGGTAA